One Solanum lycopersicum chromosome 4, SLM_r2.1 DNA window includes the following coding sequences:
- the LOC104646870 gene encoding uncharacterized protein, producing the protein MTDGEVRAPMLQMAEDITTQDKDITIQDNREVVTRENQHASTMASRLTDFKRMNPSISLGSKVYTIFFAMGVEDNHLKKRYREAKKARSFESGSFNNRLDMQDKPQFKKRFSNQVPSNFYNNCNNGGSNLKPQKERNVNPPKERPICGKCGEKDMGECLVGTNSCYGCGKVVHIVKDCPYVRIQGKANGQTQSSAPSFDGTKRNLFYELKASGEQEIFPKVVTSILEVFS; encoded by the exons ATGACGGATGGTGAGGTGAGGGCACCCATGTTACAAATGGCCGAAGACATCACCACTCAAGATAAAGACATTACGATACAAGATAATAGAGAGGTTGTTACTCGAGAGAATCAACATGCTAGTACTATGGCTAGCCGTTTGACAGATTTTAAGAGGATGAATCCTTCTATTTCTCTTGGATCAAAAGTCTATACGATATTTTTTGCTATGGGG GTTGAAGATAATCATCTAAAGAAGAGGTACAGAGAAGCTAAGAAGGCTAGGTCTTTTGAAAGTGGTTCTTTTAATAATAGGCTTGATATGCAAGACAAGCCtcagttcaagaagaggttttcaaatCAGGTTCCTTCTAATTTCTACAATAATTGCAATAATGGAGGTTCTAATCTTAAACctcaaaaagagagaaatgtTAATCCACCAAAAGAAAGACCAATTTGTGGTAAGTGTGGTGAGAAAGATATGGGCGAATGCCTTGTTGGGACTAATAGTTGCTATGGTTGTGGAAAGGTTGTCCATATTGTGAAAGATTGTCCTTATGTGAGAATTCAAGGCAAGGCAAATGGACAAACTCAATCAAGCGCTCCTAGTTTTGATGGTACAAAAAGGAACCTTTTTTATGAACTCAAGGCTAGCGGTGAACAAGAGATCTTTCCCAAAGTGGTGACGAGTATTTTAGAAGTTTTCAGTTAA